From a single Chitinophagales bacterium genomic region:
- a CDS encoding T9SS type A sorting domain-containing protein — protein sequence MKKLLLSTVLLFTAIILNAQTMYVDIDATGNNDGTSWANAFTNLDTALANWDIVLWGGEIWVAEGTYKPGDGISRTAAFNVKSNMFGGFNGTETNRGDRDIAANPTILSGDLLGNDNGNISSTEITRADNSYSVVYSGWDAQLNGFIIEGGHANATTGGDQNQAGAAIYNMNNGMTITNCVFRNNYGEEDGAIVKFRGPAGYNSWFNLHGNEFYNNVSNRSMVSSTRPSTLVYWCYMRIYNNLFHHNEVKASNASIVCATNHVNGGSLSMGDYSYLIYHNTFVNNIIPNTGGTIGHGRNDINGTNDGWGELNIEVVGNIIWDDAPTLVEYSMVSGSIDTSTQFYFMSNVIKGTDTIQNADLMTYQPYITGNVYDEYPMFVDTATNDYRIIDCATPGNDIVNYTNQNLTISTDFYGNDRPIGFAADAGHSEVTQEAAPVTVQQVGTTLEATAGYANYSWFLGQPPYTQYAETSNVLTPTDGDGQYFVLAMDDNFCKTLGVGNYCSSVTVSIDLINDTLFATGNGGNSYAWYLDGNPVGTNDDIFVPTTPGTYTVAHYLWDGTQIVGCTGTAAYEITCSNMQAPVISENNGVLSVNDDYTTYQWYLGTNAISGANSASYTPTVSGDYSVEVTDNFNCGIYSNPFSFCLNFNLTISQSDSTLIAGSVFTNYQWYLDGNAISGATSQTYTATQNGTYTCQAENSGCTGTSNSLVVDLGTGIKDISLNGLSVYPNPANDIVNIKVNEALTAIVLFDLTGKVVKAFDANNMQLNVADIQQGIYFLELKNNEKRSVVKLAIK from the coding sequence ATGAAAAAATTATTACTTTCAACCGTTTTGCTTTTTACAGCAATTATTTTAAACGCCCAAACCATGTATGTAGATATAGATGCTACTGGTAATAATGATGGAACATCATGGGCAAATGCTTTTACAAATTTAGATACCGCTTTAGCTAATTGGGATATTGTACTCTGGGGTGGCGAAATATGGGTAGCAGAAGGAACTTATAAACCGGGAGATGGCATAAGTAGAACTGCTGCATTTAACGTAAAAAGTAATATGTTTGGTGGCTTTAATGGAACAGAAACCAACAGAGGAGACCGAGATATTGCTGCTAATCCTACCATTTTAAGTGGAGATTTATTAGGCAATGATAATGGGAATATAAGTTCAACTGAAATAACAAGAGCAGATAATTCTTATTCTGTAGTTTATTCTGGTTGGGATGCTCAACTAAATGGTTTTATTATAGAAGGCGGACATGCAAATGCTACTACAGGAGGAGACCAAAATCAAGCAGGAGCTGCTATTTATAATATGAATAATGGAATGACAATAACTAACTGTGTTTTTAGAAACAATTATGGAGAAGAAGATGGTGCTATTGTAAAATTTAGAGGTCCTGCAGGCTACAACAGTTGGTTTAATCTTCATGGAAATGAGTTTTACAATAATGTTTCTAATAGAAGTATGGTAAGCTCTACAAGACCTTCAACTCTAGTATATTGGTGTTATATGAGAATATACAACAATCTATTTCATCATAATGAGGTAAAAGCTTCAAATGCAAGTATAGTTTGTGCAACAAACCATGTTAATGGAGGTTCTCTTTCTATGGGCGACTATTCATACCTGATCTACCACAATACTTTTGTAAATAACATTATACCAAATACAGGAGGTACAATTGGGCATGGTAGAAATGATATTAACGGCACCAATGATGGTTGGGGAGAATTAAATATTGAGGTAGTTGGTAATATTATTTGGGATGATGCACCTACATTAGTAGAATACTCCATGGTAAGTGGTTCTATTGATACTTCAACACAGTTTTACTTTATGTCAAATGTCATAAAGGGAACAGATACGATTCAAAATGCGGATTTAATGACATACCAGCCTTATATAACCGGTAATGTTTATGACGAATACCCAATGTTTGTAGATACAGCTACTAATGATTATAGAATAATAGATTGTGCTACTCCCGGTAATGATATAGTTAATTATACAAACCAAAATCTCACTATTTCAACTGATTTTTATGGCAATGATAGACCAATAGGTTTTGCCGCAGATGCAGGACATAGTGAAGTTACACAAGAAGCCGCTCCTGTAACGGTACAGCAAGTAGGAACTACTTTAGAAGCTACAGCCGGATATGCTAACTATAGTTGGTTTTTAGGTCAGCCACCTTATACGCAATACGCAGAAACAAGTAATGTATTAACGCCTACAGATGGTGATGGACAATATTTTGTACTTGCTATGGATGACAATTTTTGTAAGACCTTAGGAGTAGGAAATTATTGTTCTTCTGTTACGGTTAGTATTGATTTAATAAACGATACATTGTTTGCTACGGGTAATGGAGGAAACTCTTATGCTTGGTATCTTGACGGAAACCCAGTAGGAACTAATGATGACATTTTTGTACCAACTACTCCTGGAACATACACTGTAGCTCATTATTTATGGGACGGAACTCAGATAGTTGGCTGTACAGGTACTGCTGCTTATGAAATAACTTGTAGCAATATGCAAGCACCTGTAATTTCTGAAAATAATGGAGTGTTATCTGTTAATGATGATTATACTACTTACCAATGGTATTTAGGTACTAATGCTATTTCAGGTGCAAATAGTGCTTCATATACACCTACAGTTAGTGGCGATTATTCCGTAGAAGTTACAGACAATTTTAACTGTGGTATCTATTCTAATCCTTTTTCATTTTGCTTAAACTTTAATCTTACCATTTCTCAAAGTGATTCAACACTAATTGCAGGTTCTGTATTTACAAACTACCAATGGTATTTAGATGGTAATGCTATAAGTGGAGCTACAAGTCAAACCTATACGGCTACGCAAAATGGAACCTATACTTGCCAAGCTGAGAACAGTGGCTGTACTGGAACATCTAATAGTTTAGTAGTTGATTTAGGTACGGGAATTAAAGATATTTCATTAAACGGATTGAGTGTTTATCCTAACCCTGCAAATGATATAGTAAACATAAAAGTAAATGAAGCATTAACTGCAATAGTTTTATTTGACCTAACAGGAAAAGTAGTAAAAGCATTTGATGCAAATAATATGCAACTAAACGTAGCTGATATTCAGCAAGGAATTTACTTTTTAGAATTGAAAAACAATGAGAAACGCTCTGTAGTAAAATTAGCTATTAAGTAA
- the rluF gene encoding 23S rRNA pseudouridine(2604) synthase RluF, protein MPEDLVRINKFLSEIGYCSRRAADKLIEQNRVTINGKVPEKGTKISLQDTVAVDGKIVKQTNTDFVYLAFNKPVGIVCTTDTKREKNNIIDYINYKERIFPIGRLDKPSEGLIFLTNDGDIVNKILRARNNHEKEYIVTVNKPITTDFLEKMSKGVPIIDTVTKPCQVEKINNKTFKIILTQGLNRQIRRMCEYLDYRVVKLKRIRIMNIKLDVPIGKWRYFTKKELNELNKLTEDSSKTFEN, encoded by the coding sequence ATGCCCGAAGATTTAGTACGTATTAATAAATTTTTAAGCGAAATAGGCTACTGCTCTCGTAGAGCGGCAGACAAACTAATAGAGCAAAACCGAGTAACCATAAACGGAAAAGTACCCGAAAAAGGCACTAAAATAAGTTTGCAAGATACAGTAGCCGTTGACGGAAAAATTGTTAAACAAACCAATACCGATTTTGTTTATTTAGCATTTAACAAACCCGTAGGAATAGTTTGTACTACCGATACCAAAAGAGAGAAAAACAATATTATTGATTACATCAATTACAAAGAAAGAATATTTCCCATAGGTAGATTAGATAAACCCAGCGAAGGATTGATTTTTTTAACCAATGATGGCGATATAGTTAATAAAATATTGCGTGCAAGAAACAACCACGAAAAAGAATATATAGTAACCGTAAATAAACCCATAACAACCGATTTTTTAGAAAAAATGAGTAAAGGCGTTCCTATTATAGATACCGTTACAAAACCTTGCCAAGTAGAAAAAATTAATAACAAAACCTTTAAAATAATATTAACACAAGGCTTAAACAGGCAAATACGCAGAATGTGCGAATATTTGGATTATAGAGTAGTAAAACTAAAACGAATTAGAATAATGAACATTAAACTTGATGTTCCTATTGGCAAATGGAGGTATTTTACTAAAAAAGAACTTAACGAACTCAATAAACTTACCGAAGATTCTTCAAAAACTTTTGAAAACTAA
- a CDS encoding ceramidase domain-containing protein — MRAKNNPLVIIIPVAVAVITHLLVFLGLYFSWFGITDGTGGNFCELSHEGLIKQPSNTLSNFGFMLAGLLAAYQIYKGKFDKNNNPLTTTLFYPIVLTSLMVLLSPGSMAMHGSETSVGGYFDMLSMYLIAGIIFSYAAMRLFKLSELTYALVFIGTLVVCHIFHYSTWEPPLVGFAGSFIFGVFCILGVIFEIIHKIKDKPKSEIKWVIYASIVFSIAFAIWQIGWDEHPWCIPDAIVQAHAIWHILDAVAIYCFFRLYVSEDN; from the coding sequence ATGAGAGCCAAAAACAATCCACTTGTCATTATTATTCCCGTAGCAGTTGCTGTTATCACACATTTGTTAGTGTTTTTAGGACTTTATTTTTCTTGGTTTGGAATAACAGACGGTACAGGCGGAAATTTCTGCGAATTATCGCATGAAGGATTAATAAAACAGCCGTCCAATACGCTTTCAAACTTTGGTTTTATGCTGGCAGGTTTATTGGCTGCTTATCAAATATATAAAGGTAAATTTGATAAAAATAACAATCCGCTTACCACTACCCTTTTTTACCCTATAGTTTTAACTAGTTTAATGGTTTTACTTTCACCCGGTTCTATGGCTATGCACGGCAGCGAAACCAGTGTGGGCGGTTATTTTGATATGCTATCAATGTATTTAATAGCGGGTATTATTTTTTCTTATGCTGCTATGCGATTATTTAAACTTTCGGAGCTTACTTACGCACTTGTGTTTATAGGAACTTTAGTTGTTTGCCATATTTTTCATTATTCTACGTGGGAGCCACCTCTTGTAGGTTTTGCAGGCAGTTTTATATTTGGCGTATTCTGTATTTTAGGTGTCATATTTGAAATAATACACAAAATAAAAGATAAACCTAAAAGCGAAATTAAATGGGTTATTTATGCCAGTATTGTTTTTTCCATTGCTTTTGCTATTTGGCAAATTGGTTGGGATGAGCACCCTTGGTGCATTCCCGATGCTATAGTTCAAGCTCATGCTATATGGCACATTTTAGATGCCGTAGCTATTTATTGCTTTTTTAGACTGTATGTTTCTGAAGATAATTAA